The following proteins come from a genomic window of Rutidosis leptorrhynchoides isolate AG116_Rl617_1_P2 chromosome 10, CSIRO_AGI_Rlap_v1, whole genome shotgun sequence:
- the LOC139872081 gene encoding probable pectate lyase 5 encodes MTLPIFFIFLALLAPFSTLSSQVQDPNLVVEHVHRKLNESKRNLGFFSYGTGNPIDDCWRCDKSWEKNLQRLADCAIGFGKHAIGGRDGKIYVVTDSKNDDPVNPKPGTLRYGVIQNEPLWIIFAHDMTIKLKEELMMNSFKTIDGRGADVHIAGGPCITIQYVTNIIIHGINIHDCKQGGNADVRDSPDHYGWRTISDGDGISIFGGSHVWVDHCSLANCHDGLIDAIHGSTAITISNNYMTHHDKVMLLGHSDTLTQDNNMQVTIAFNHFGEGLVQRMPRCRHGYFHVVNNDYTHWEMYAIGGSASPTINSQGNRFLAPNNHENKEVTKREEAEEDEWKSWNWRSDGDLMLNGAYFVASGAGASKSYARASSLSARPSTIVGSITANAGVLGCRRGSRC; translated from the exons ATGACATTGccaatatttttcatatttcttgcTCTTCTTGCACCTTTTTCTACTTTATCATCACAAGTACAAGATCCCAACCTTGTGGTTGAACATGTCCACAG GAAGTTAAATGAATCCAAGAGGAATTTGGGATTTTTCTCGTATGGGACCGGCAACCCAATCGACGATTGTTGGCGATGCGACAAAAGTTGGGAAAAAAACCTCCAACGTTTAGCAGATTGTGCTATCGGTTTTGGCAAACACGCAATTGGTGGACGTGATGGTAAAATATATGTCGTAACCGATTCAAAAAATGATGACCCCGTTAACCCTAAACCCGGAACTTTAAGATATGGTGTGATCCAAAATGAACCATTATGGATCATATTCGCACACGATATGACCATCAAACTTAAAGAAGAACTCATGATGAATTCGTTCAAAACGATCGATGGTCGTGGCGCTGATGTCCACATTGCGGGTGGGCCATGTATAACAATTCAATACGTTACGAATATTATTATACATGGTATCAATATACATGATTGTAAACAAGGGGGTAATGCTGATGTGCGCGATTCGCCTGACCATTATGGTTGGCGAACGATATCGGATGGTGATGGGATCTCGATTTTTGGAGGGAGTCATGTTTGGGTTGATCATTGTTCCTTGGCTAATTGTCATGATGGGTTGATTGATGCTATTCATGGATCCACGGCTATTACAATATCTAACAATTATATGACACATCATGATAAGGTCATGTTGTTAGGGCATAGTGATACATTGACTCAAGATAATAATATGCAAGTTACTATTGCATTTAATCATTTTGGTGAAGGCCTAGTTCAAAGAATGCCAAG ATGTCGGCATGGATATTTTCATGTGGTGAATAATGACTACACTCATTGGGAGATGTATGCAATTGGAGGAAGTGCTTCACCAACTATCAATAGCCAAGGGAATAGATTTCTTGCTCCCAATAATCATGAAAACAAAGAA GTGACAAAACGAGAGGAGGCAGAAGAGGATGAGTGGAAGAGTTGGAATTGGCGTTCGGATGGAGACCTAATGTTAAATGGTGCATATTTTGTGGCGTCGGGTGCAGGGGCGTCCAAGAGTTATGCAAGGGCGTCAAGCTTAAGTGCAAGACCATCAACCATTGTGGGCTCGATCACGGCTAATGCTGGTGTGCTTGGCTGTAGAAGAGGCTCTCGATGCTAG